In the genome of Tetrapisispora phaffii CBS 4417 chromosome 14, complete genome, one region contains:
- the TPHA0N00100 gene encoding uncharacterized protein produces the protein MEVEKKPNRGQRPARKFDVSFTVIKCDTINELYESIVIAGDGSSRLTILGQQLKELADYTRSNAPALLAIGNDDVNTLYVSSPFGMSKCKNKVYDRNCKTKKIDFEKLDQQIQERYWVEPLRRKTNTPKRMFDRRFADGTDHLNPIKSVEYLPLYRDDYTPVIFLKCSYENAKRTAKLVAIERKQWDDDIYLKFSPHIFYSYLKYPIQFVTSEIDGSEYSQLELCGVPNRNISIAMFDYMRDRHLEFMGYKLVNHQGGSDVILIEPVERRKDDDPHESIEEAPPSYDTISRCIHTRRSNGM, from the coding sequence ATGGAAGTCGAGAAAAAGCCAAACAGAGGCCAAAGACCCGCGCGTAAGTTTGATGTTTCTTTCACTGTTATAAAATGTGACACAATTAATGAGCTTTACGAGAGTATTGTGATTGCGGGTGACGGTAGTAGTCGGCTCACGATCTTGGGTCAACAGTTAAAAGAACTAGCTGATTACACTAGATCCAATGCACCTGCATTACTTGCAATTGGCAACGATGATGTCAATACATTATACGTCTCTTCACCCTTTGGAATGTCTAAATGTAAAAATAAGGTTTATGATAGAAATTGTAAAACTAAGAAAatagattttgaaaagcTCGACCAACAAATACAAGAACGTTACTGGGTCGAACCATTAAGGAGAAAAACAAACACTCCGAAGAGAATGTTTGATAGGAGGTTTGCCGATGGCACAGATCATTTGAATCCTATTAAATCGGTAGAATATCTTCCTCTGTATCGGGACGATTATACCCCTGTTATATTTCTCAAATGCAGTTATGAGAATGCCAAGAGGACTGCCAAACTCGTGgcaattgaaagaaaacaatgggatgatgatatttatcTAAAATTCTCTCCACACATATTTTATTCGTATTTGAAATATCCTATTCAATTTGTAACATCTGAAATTGATGGTTCTGAATATTCTCAACTGGAACTCTGCGGTGTACCAAATCGAAACATTTCTATTGCTATGTTTGATTATATGAGGGATCGCCATTTGGAATTCATGGGCTATAAATTAGTAAATCATCAGGGGGGTTCGGATGTTATATTAATAGAACCAGTAGAGCGTAGGAAAGATGATGATCCGCATGAGAGTATTGAAGAAGCTCCTCCATCCTATGATACTATTTCTAGATGTATCCATACAAGAAGATCAAATGGTATGTAG